The genomic interval GGCACCTCGGTCTTCATGCCCGCTGGGCCGGGCGAGGACTGCGCCGGCGCTCGTCACGATCCGAGGGTACCACCGATACCAAGGCGCCTCCGACCGAGTCGATCCGTGCGCGCGCCGAGCCGGTGATCGAGGAGCCACGCCTACGCGCCGCCGGGGCGCGCGGCCCGCTCCAGAGCTCGTCGTCCGGGAAAGAGCCTTCAGCCCCGGTCGTACTCGTCGTGACGGCGCCACCAGACGCCCGTCTCGTTGCGTCCCCGCGGGGCGCGGTCGAGCCACTGGTACATGCCCCAGAGGCTGTCGAGCCCCCGCGCGTACGCCGAGTAGGTGTGGTAGACGGTGCCGGGCTCGATCGTGAACGCGCTCATGCCCGGCCGGTCGCGATGGTAGGTGGGCGTGTCGGTGCCGCACATCGCCGCGAACTGGGCCTCCGCCCCATCGCCCCCGCCCGCCTGACCCGGCCGCCATTGAAACGCCGGCTCGCGCCGATAGTTGTATTCGACGTCCCCGGTGCGCTGCTGCTCCTCGCTGAACCAGACGCTGAAATCCGCGTTGAAGTCGCCGCCGAACGAGGACGCCCACGGAAACGTCCACCCCATCCGCCGCTTGTAGCCGACGAGCTTCTCCAACGGCGCCCGGGAGACCGCCCAGAGCATCACGTCGTGGTTGGCCAGGTGCACCGCGATTCCGTTGAAGCCGTCGGCGATCGCGGAGCAGGACGGACACCCCGCCTTGTAGTCGGGCCCGAACATGAAGTGGTAGATCAGCAGCTGGGAGCGCCCTCGGAAGAGATCGGGCAGCGCCGCGGCGCCCTCGTCGGTCTCGAACCGATACGTCTTGTCGACGCGAACCCACGGCAGCGCCTGGCGCCGCCGCGCCAGCTCGTCGCTTCGCCGCGTGAGCTCCTTCTCCTCGTCGAGCAGCGCCAGCCGCGCGTCCAGCCATTCCGGGCGGGTCCCCGTCACGTGTGTCGTCATGTCGTGCTCCTTTTTCTGGCTCAGGGCTTGCGGACGGCGCGCACCTTGCCGCTGGTGCTCCCGCCGCAGTAGAAGACGCCGGCGCCGTCGGACTCGAGCCCGCTCACCACCGCGCCGGCCGGCATCTCCAGGCGCTCGAGCACCTCGCCGGTTCGCGGATCGACGCGGCGAAGCTCGCTCTGCTGGTCCTCCATGGTCGCGTGCCACAGCTCGCCGTTCACCCAGGTGACACCGGTCACGAAGCGATCCGACTCGATCGTGCGCAGGACCGCGCCGGTCTCGGCGTCGATCTGGTGGATCTTGCGGGCGCGGTACTCGCCGACCCAGAGGATGCCCTCGGCCCAGGTGAGGCCCGAGTCGCCCCCGTGGGCTGGCGCCGGGATGGTGGCGACGACCTGGCCCGAGCGCGGATCGACCTTCTGGATCCGGCCGTCGGCAATCTGCCACAGGTACCGGCCGTCGAAGGCGGTGCCGGCCCGGGCGGTGACCGCGATCTCGCGCACGACGGTGCCGCCGCCCGGATCGAGGGCGACGACACCCTCGCCGCGCGCGAACCAGACGTGAGCGCCGTCGAAGGTCACGCCGTGGACGTGGTCGATGCCGGGATAGGGACCGTATTCGCGAAGGATCTGGGCTGGTCGGGTCTTGGGTGTGTTCGCCATGACCCGACACTACGCGACCGGCAGCGCCCCGGGGAGTAACAAGGTTGTCGCGATTCCGCCCAGCGGTGGCGCCAGCCAGCGACGGGAGCGGCCGTCGCCCACCGCGCGCACCGATCCGCCCTCCTCGAGCCGGCGCAGATCCCGCTGGACGGTCCGCTGGCTCGAGCCGAGCGCCATGGCCAGCGCGGAGGTCGACCAGGCCTCGCCGCCCTCGAGCAGGGCCACGATCGCGCCGGCGGGGCCGTCGATCGGCGGCGCCAGCACCACGACGGCGCGCCCGGCGGCCGGCACGAGGGTGAAGCCGCGCGGGGTCGCGTCGATCCGGGCGAGCGGGCGCAGGGCCACGCGCAGGCGGCCCAGCTCCACGCGGAGGCGGGCGCGATGCGACTCGTCGATCGCGCGCGTCTCGAAGGCGCGCGCGATGAGGTCGTCGCGCGGCACATCGGCGGGCCAGCTCTCCGCCATCGCTTGCGCGAGGGCGAACAGGATCGGACGTCCGTCGAGCGCTGCGGAGCCGGCCGGGCCACGCACCGCGCGCCGGCAGGCATCGACGACGAGATCGCCGGACGCGAAGACCGTCTCGACCTCGTCCAGGCGGACCGGGCGGACCGACCCCGCGCGGATCAGGCGCGCCGCCGGCGCCGACAGGGCACGCTGCGCCCGGCCGACCTCGGCGAGGAGAGCCGGGATGCCCGCGGTGACCGCGGCGGCGTGGGCGCGGGCCATGTCCGCCGCGGCCTCCGCGGCCCGGACGCGACGGAGCGCCAGCTCGGCCCGCGTGAGGTGGGCACGCGCGGCCACCGACGGCGGCGCGCCAGCAACATCGACGGTGGCGAGCCGCCGCGCCGCGGCGTCGAGGTCGCCCACCAGGAGCAGGCGCCGCGCGGCGACGAGGCGGGCGAAGACCGCATTCGCGTGGTCGCCCAGAGTATCCAGCGTCCGTGCGGCCGCCTCGAGCGCACGCGACGGCCCGCTCAGGTCACGCGCGGCGAGCGCGACCTCCGCCTCGGCGACCTGGCAGCGGGCCCGGGCCAGGCGCTCGCGCAGGCCGAAGGCGCGGACCGCACGCCGGAAGAGCTTACGCGAGCGCTCGTAGTCGCCCAGCTGGGCCATGGCGGTACCTCGCAGGGCGAGGGCCGGCGCGTCGTCACGCAGCGCAACGAGGCCCAGCGCGCCAAGCGGATCGCCGGCGGCCAGCGCGCGAGCGGCCGAGGCGAGCGGCACGTCCCGGTCGGGAGCCGGCATGAGGCGCAGAATACACGCCGCCCGGTGTTGGCGTCAGGCTATGGTCGCGTAGTCGACGGGAGCTTCCAGGATGAGAGTGGCCCCGCAACCGCAGGACATCCAGACGCGCTGGCGATCGCATCCCCCTGATATTTCCCCGCAGCTCCGGTGCGCCTGAAGAAAGGCATTCATCTGGGAAAGCGGCGCTTCGACCGGTTCGCGCTCCCCCGCCTTGGACTGCAAAGTCGCTATCATGGCTTCCACGATTGGAGCGCCTCGACGGACGCCGCGGCGCCCGCCGAAGCGGCCCCGGTTACGGCGTTACACGCCCAGCTTGGACATCGTGTCCTGATCCAGGCGTCCCGTCTCCTTCAGGTTCTCCTGCCGCTGATACTGGCGCAGAGCCTCCTGGGTCTTCGGACCCATCATGCCGTCGATCGGGCCGGGATCGTGTCCCTCGGTCTTCAGAGCTTCCTGCACCCGCCGGATCTGCGACTGGTTGCCCATCGCCCGCTTGCCGCTCGATGCGCTGGTGTCGGTGGCACTGTCCGGGTTCTTCATGGAGCTGTCGTGCCCCTTCGTGGAGCCCTCGTGGCTCTTCATCTCGCCGGTGCTGTTCGGCTGGCCTGCGCTGTTCGAGGTCCCACCTGTCTGGCCGGGACCCGTCTTGTCGGTCTGGGCCAGGGCCGGGGTCACGGCCAACCCGCAGATGGCACCCGCCGTGATGATCTCGAGAACTCTCCGCCTCATGTCGCGTTGCATGCGCTCACCTCCGTGTCTGGGAAGTTCCTACGAAGTGGGTTACGCGGTCTTTGAAGAGCATCAGATGTGCCACGCCGTTCATGTCCGGTGCGGTACGCGGTTAGGCTCGTGACGAGGCGACAGCGAAGCACCGGGGCGTCATCCCTACCCGGTCACCGCGATGCCTCGGTACGAAAGGGGGCTAGTGCCGCCGGGACGTCAACGGGGCGGGCCGCCTCACGGCTTCCAGAATCCCTGCGATGGGATGCGGAACGCCCGGTTGAAGCGAGAGGAGGCGTTCTCCCAGGCGATGATCATGGTCAGCTCCGCGATGGTGTCGTCGTCGTAGTGCCGCTGCATGCGCAGGAACAGGTCGTCGTCGACCTCGCGCTGCGTGTCGGTGATCGCGTCGGCGTACTCGAGCGCCACCTTCTCCGCGTCGCTGAAGAGCGCGCTCTCGGGGTAGTCGTCGAGCGCCCCGATCTTCTCGGTCGAGACGCCGTTCCGGCTGCTCACGGCAGCGTTGACGTCCTGTCAGAATTCGCACCCGTTCCACCAGGCGACGCGACGGTTGAGCAGCCCCCGGAGCGCGGCCGGCACCCGCTTCGTCTCCTGCTGCAGCGCGGCCCACATCGCCTTGGCGGCGCGAAAATAGGCGGGGTTGCGCGCGTAGAAGAGATAGGGATAGAGTGGCGCGCCCCTCAGCCGACGCTGCTCCTCGAGCGTCTCGCGCAGGTCATCGGGCAGCGACTCGACGTCGACGGGCGGGATGCGCGTTCCCTTCAGCATGGCCACCTCCGCGTTGGGTTGATCCGCCTCCGACTCGCCCTCGCCCGGGCGAATCACGGCCGGATCTTACCTCCGAAACCGCGAGGGCGCGCCGATCGGCACTTCGACCGCGGTCGAAGCGTTTACCCTCGGGACGACGAGCGGGTCCGGACCTCGGCCGGCACGGACGTCTCGAGGCCGAACCGCTCCCGGAAGCCGCGCCGTCCGGAGGGGGTGACGATGACCGCGTGGCTGCCCGGCACCCGCTCCATCCAGCCGAGATCGAAGCAGCGCCGGGTGATCGCGGCGCCGATCGTGCCGGCGATGTGTGGGCGGCGCTCGGTCCAATCGAGGCACAGCCGGCAGTACCGACGCCGGGGCGACCGCGCCAGGCCGATCCCGAAGTCGGCGAAGAACCGGCCACCGGCCGGCGTGATCTCGGCGGCTTCGGCGTCGAGCACGATGTACTCGCGCGCGACGAGCGAATCCGTGAGCGCGACGCTCAGGCGCCCGGCCAGGTGGTCGTAGCAGATGCGCGCCGCGCTCAGCGCGCGTGCGTGGCGGGACAGCGGGCGGTATCGGGGTCGCTGCTCGAGGGCGACCGCGACGAT from Candidatus Methylomirabilota bacterium carries:
- a CDS encoding peptidoglycan-binding protein → MQRDMRRRVLEIITAGAICGLAVTPALAQTDKTGPGQTGGTSNSAGQPNSTGEMKSHEGSTKGHDSSMKNPDSATDTSASSGKRAMGNQSQIRRVQEALKTEGHDPGPIDGMMGPKTQEALRQYQRQENLKETGRLDQDTMSKLGV
- a CDS encoding helix-turn-helix domain-containing protein, with translation MPAPDRDVPLASAARALAAGDPLGALGLVALRDDAPALALRGTAMAQLGDYERSRKLFRRAVRAFGLRERLARARCQVAEAEVALAARDLSGPSRALEAAARTLDTLGDHANAVFARLVAARRLLLVGDLDAAARRLATVDVAGAPPSVAARAHLTRAELALRRVRAAEAAADMARAHAAAVTAGIPALLAEVGRAQRALSAPAARLIRAGSVRPVRLDEVETVFASGDLVVDACRRAVRGPAGSAALDGRPILFALAQAMAESWPADVPRDDLIARAFETRAIDESHRARLRVELGRLRVALRPLARIDATPRGFTLVPAAGRAVVVLAPPIDGPAGAIVALLEGGEAWSTSALAMALGSSQRTVQRDLRRLEEGGSVRAVGDGRSRRWLAPPLGGIATTLLLPGALPVA
- a CDS encoding metalloregulator ArsR/SmtB family transcription factor, with product MITGPIIAEIAALVGDPARATMVSALLDGRSLTASELARAARVTPPTASAHLAKLTTAGLLRVVPRGRHRHFRLASPAVADMIDGIVAVALEQRPRYRPLSRHARALSAARICYDHLAGRLSVALTDSLVAREYIVLDAEAAEITPAGGRFFADFGIGLARSPRRRYCRLCLDWTERRPHIAGTIGAAITRRCFDLGWMERVPGSHAVIVTPSGRRGFRERFGLETSVPAEVRTRSSSRG
- a CDS encoding PQQ-binding-like beta-propeller repeat protein; this translates as MANTPKTRPAQILREYGPYPGIDHVHGVTFDGAHVWFARGEGVVALDPGGGTVVREIAVTARAGTAFDGRYLWQIADGRIQKVDPRSGQVVATIPAPAHGGDSGLTWAEGILWVGEYRARKIHQIDAETGAVLRTIESDRFVTGVTWVNGELWHATMEDQQSELRRVDPRTGEVLERLEMPAGAVVSGLESDGAGVFYCGGSTSGKVRAVRKP
- a CDS encoding DUF899 domain-containing protein codes for the protein MTTHVTGTRPEWLDARLALLDEEKELTRRSDELARRRQALPWVRVDKTYRFETDEGAAALPDLFRGRSQLLIYHFMFGPDYKAGCPSCSAIADGFNGIAVHLANHDVMLWAVSRAPLEKLVGYKRRMGWTFPWASSFGGDFNADFSVWFSEEQQRTGDVEYNYRREPAFQWRPGQAGGGDGAEAQFAAMCGTDTPTYHRDRPGMSAFTIEPGTVYHTYSAYARGLDSLWGMYQWLDRAPRGRNETGVWWRRHDEYDRG